One Onychostoma macrolepis isolate SWU-2019 chromosome 15, ASM1243209v1, whole genome shotgun sequence DNA segment encodes these proteins:
- the si:ch211-137a8.2 gene encoding nesprin-2 produces the protein MLEETSLKASHHGNTSVGPKGSDEDREEKQTCLDMNPQSGLYLQSSETCFPSRSSRLHDDLNEFSNEWSSIGDLSQDASFYLESCVKLERRWMLWYEFKKELSCLDDWLRSAEKIAASPNSSHVLYVTAKEELQKYENLRAETRIRLTQLDGLTQRSRTLVGLFRGAMGARLIEMVKDCGQRWDQLSNTVETVCRRLKHFVCQREDFERQREEMAVWLADMDLRLTEVEHFSGKDTCSKMHQLQGFQEAVGESAGRLNDLLQHGEELIQRSEPADAQAIENQLQELLLHCTHVFQGLGRLHTRLLSMRLVFEEDWALCAPDSGCPSESMLEDECFIDRSMAPQSQACLPQSSQDHLVLEWDPSVDIGGSISHNDTDSSSFSGAAGVPYTDEPAKYPLRRRFYMSPVDSQPDNAAVSVKQPGIKKSLEYAAPPQTPVPVIRAGKHQYAGSFKTCTPETRAPESVTFDPERISAWLGQTHQLCSKAVQTEHDPQARSSFSSLPSGKEEEEEEGVEYQESVVPQRCPHPPHTCSTPHPSQSCDLQHHSNQRHEDPQRQQERLCFPDPLEDNTRAKSSRELCGPKASAGSLWHSGSWLLGPLRFFNMRKASAPLLVLLFALLLAVVIWSLILLHDTSCHRSNTLTRSFHLALHYKGPPPT, from the exons ATGTTAGAAGAGACGTCACTCAAAGCCAGTCACCATGGAAACACCAGTGTAGGCCCCAAAGGAAGTGACGAAGACCGAGAAGAGAAGCAAACATGTCTTGATATGAACCCCCAAAGTGGTCTCTACCTACAGTCCTCTGAGACCTGCTTTCCCTCAAGAAGCTCTCGACTGCATGATGATTTGAATGAGTTCTCTAATGAGTGGTCGTCCATTGGAGACTTGAGCCAAGATGCTTCCTTCTACCTCGAGAGCTGCGTCAA GCTGGAGAGGAGGTGGATGCTGTGGTATGAATTTAAGAAAGAGCTCTCCTGTTTGGATGACTGGCTTCGATCAGCTGAGAAAATAGCAGCATCTCCAAACTCCAGCCATGTGCTGTATGTTACAGCAAAAGAGGAGTTACAAAAATATGAG AACCTGCGTGCTGAGACCAGGATACGTTTAACCCAGCTGGATGGACTGACCCAGAGGAGTCGAACTCTGGTTGGCTTGTTCAGAGGTGCTATGGGCGCACGGCTCATAGAAATGGTGAAGGACTGCGGCCAGCGCTGGGATCAGCTCAGCAACACTGTGGAGACTGTGTGCCGCAGGTTGAAG CATTTCGTCTGCCAGCGGGAGGATTTTGAGAGGCAGAGGGAAGAGATGGCAGTGTGGCTGGCTGATATGGACCTCAGGCTGACTGAAGTGGAGCACTTCTCTGGCAAAGACACCTGCTCGAAGATGCACCAGCTTCAG GGCTTTCAAGAGGCAGTTGGAGAGAGTGCGGGTCGACTGAATGATTTGCTCCAGCATGGAGAAGAGCTGATCCAAAGAAGTGAGCCGGCAGATGCCCAGGCCATCGAGAACCAGCTGCAGGAACTCCTGCTCCACTGTACCCATGTCTTTCAGGGCCTGGGCCGTCTGCACACGCGCCTGCTCAGCATGAGACTG GTTTTTGAGGAGGACTGGGCTCTGTGTGCTCCTGACTCCGGCTGCCCGTCTGAGAGTATGCTGGAGGATGAGTGTTTTATAGACCGCAGCATGGCACCTCAGTCTCAGGCCTGTCTTCCTCAGTCCAGTCAAGATCACCTGGTTCTGGAGTGGGACCCTTCGGTGGACATTGGTGGTTCAATCTCCCATAATGACACAGACTCGTCCTCCTTCAGTGGAGCTGCAG GTGTGCCTTACACTGATGAACCAGCCAAATATCCTCTGAGGAGGAGATTCTACATGAGTCCTGTGGACTCGCAACCAGACAATGCTGCTGTCAGCGTCAAGCAGCCA GGCATTAAGAAGAGCTTAGAGTATGCGGCCCCACCCCAGACACCAGTGCCAG TCATCAGAGCTGGCAAGCATCAGTACGCTGGATCATTTAAGACTTGCACACCTGAAACTAGGGCTCCTGAAtctgtgacctttgaccctgaGCGCATCAGTGCTTGGCTGGGCCAGACGCATCAACTTTGTTCTAAAGCCGTCCAGACAGAGCATGATCCACAG GCGCGCTCCAGTTTTTCATCCCTGCCGTCTggaaaggaggaggaggaggaggagggagttGAGTATCAAGAGAGTGTGGTCCCCCAGAGATGCCCCCACCCACCGCACACGTGCTCCACCCCCCACCCATCCCAGTCATGTGACCTCCAGCATCACTCTAACCAACGTCACGAAGACCCACAG AGGCAGCAGGAGAGACTTTGTTTCCCCGACCCTTTGGAGGACAACACCCGTGCAAAGTCGAGTCG TGAACTGTGTGGACCGAAGGCTTCTGCTGGCAGCTTATGGCACAGTGGCTCCTGgcttttggggcccttgaggttttttaacatgcGAAAGGCCTCAGCACCACTGCTGGTCCTCCTATTTGCACTCTTGCTTGCTGTGGTGATCTGGTCTCTCATCTTGCTCCACGATACCTCATGCCATCGGTCCAATACTCTGACCCGCTCATTTCACTTGGCCCTACATTACAAAGGACCCCCTCCCACCTGA